In Anaerobacillus isosaccharinicus, one genomic interval encodes:
- a CDS encoding heavy metal translocating P-type ATPase translates to MLEGLTUIECTSQFEKNINELPNVEKAEVNFAAAKLKVWGDVPLTELTKAGSFDNINVIPVGVEIQKISFWKNKRNNRIMITGLLLSLTFFLDFFTNAQAGLLFSLYLAITFLGAFNIFKKGYKRLFLLQFDMNVLMSIAVTGAFLIGEWREGALVAFLFAVSEWLESYSFDKARNAIRSIMELAPKKATVKRKGVEQILAVSDIKIDDILVVKPGEKIAMDGIVKSGSSTINQAAITGESIPVEKTIGNQVYAGTLNEQGYLEVLVTKLAKDTTIAKIINLVEEAQGKKAPSQAFVDRFARIYTPVVLVLAVFIAIVPPLFLAGNWSESIYNSLALLVVACPCALVVSTPVAVVSAIGNAAKQGVVIKGGIYLEKLAVVKQFAFDKTGTLTEGNPKVVDVTWYTKEQNKELAIAAAIEKQSNHPISKAVVKYVQQIETKTHNVEYFSEIIGNGVKGIVEGKEYFVVKPEFVKKLGIINETIQEKISVLQNQGSTVIVMATNEQVLGLIVIQDTIRATSKKAIMQMKKLGVRNIVMLTGDNPKVGQAIATSSGVDHFFAELLPNEKVEKVELLQKQGFTAMVGDGVNDAPALALADVGIAMGGAGSDSALETADVVLMADDLEKLPFTINLSRKTLQIIKQNIAFAIVIKFIAILLVFPGWLTLWLAIFADMGATILVTLNGIRLFRVRNRM, encoded by the coding sequence ATGTTAGAAGGTTTGACTTGAATTGAGTGTACTTCTCAGTTTGAGAAGAACATTAACGAGTTACCAAATGTAGAAAAGGCGGAAGTTAATTTCGCGGCAGCAAAGTTGAAAGTTTGGGGAGATGTCCCGTTGACAGAGTTAACGAAAGCAGGAAGCTTTGACAATATTAACGTCATCCCTGTAGGAGTCGAAATCCAAAAAATCTCTTTTTGGAAAAACAAACGAAACAATCGCATAATGATTACTGGTCTGCTTCTGAGTTTAACTTTTTTCCTCGATTTTTTTACTAATGCCCAAGCAGGACTATTGTTTTCTCTATACTTAGCGATTACGTTCCTAGGTGCCTTTAATATCTTCAAGAAGGGCTATAAACGTCTTTTTCTTCTGCAGTTCGATATGAATGTATTAATGAGTATTGCAGTTACGGGGGCTTTTTTAATTGGGGAATGGCGTGAAGGAGCTTTAGTTGCCTTTTTATTTGCAGTCTCTGAATGGCTAGAATCGTACTCTTTTGATAAAGCGCGAAACGCAATTCGTTCAATCATGGAGTTAGCTCCGAAAAAGGCAACAGTCAAAAGAAAAGGTGTTGAGCAGATATTAGCAGTATCTGATATTAAAATCGATGATATTTTAGTTGTGAAACCTGGTGAAAAGATTGCTATGGACGGCATTGTTAAAAGCGGTTCATCAACGATTAATCAAGCTGCTATTACTGGTGAAAGTATCCCAGTGGAAAAGACTATAGGAAACCAAGTATACGCTGGAACGTTAAATGAGCAAGGTTATTTAGAGGTACTAGTAACAAAACTTGCAAAAGATACGACAATTGCCAAAATCATTAACCTTGTTGAAGAAGCTCAAGGGAAAAAGGCACCATCACAAGCGTTTGTTGATCGCTTTGCACGAATTTATACACCTGTGGTACTAGTATTAGCTGTTTTCATTGCTATTGTACCACCGCTTTTCCTAGCAGGTAACTGGAGTGAGTCGATTTATAACAGCTTAGCACTTCTCGTCGTAGCATGTCCGTGTGCATTAGTCGTTTCAACCCCAGTTGCCGTTGTTTCTGCTATTGGAAATGCCGCAAAACAAGGTGTTGTGATCAAGGGTGGAATTTATTTAGAGAAATTAGCCGTCGTGAAACAATTTGCTTTTGATAAAACTGGAACGCTAACGGAAGGAAACCCAAAAGTAGTTGATGTTACTTGGTATACAAAAGAACAAAACAAAGAGTTAGCGATAGCGGCAGCTATTGAAAAACAGTCAAACCATCCGATTAGCAAGGCTGTTGTGAAATACGTTCAACAAATCGAGACCAAAACTCATAATGTCGAATATTTTTCGGAAATTATCGGAAACGGCGTAAAAGGAATTGTAGAAGGAAAAGAATACTTTGTCGTGAAGCCAGAGTTTGTAAAAAAATTAGGAATTATTAATGAAACAATTCAAGAAAAAATAAGTGTTCTCCAAAATCAAGGTAGCACTGTTATTGTCATGGCAACTAACGAACAAGTATTAGGGCTCATTGTTATTCAAGATACAATAAGAGCAACAAGTAAGAAAGCTATTATGCAAATGAAGAAGCTTGGGGTCCGAAACATTGTCATGTTAACAGGGGATAATCCAAAAGTAGGGCAGGCGATTGCGACAAGTAGTGGCGTAGATCATTTTTTCGCAGAACTATTGCCAAATGAGAAAGTGGAAAAAGTGGAACTGCTTCAAAAACAAGGCTTCACAGCAATGGTTGGTGATGGTGTTAATGATGCACCGGCCCTCGCGTTAGCCGATGTTGGCATTGCAATGGGAGGAGCTGGAAGCGATAGTGCCTTAGAAACAGCGGATGTTGTCTTAATGGCAGATGATCTAGAAAAGCTCCCGTTTACAATTAACTTAAGTCGAAAAACCTTACAGATAATTAAACAGAACATCGCCTTTGCCATCGTTATTAAATTTATAGCGATCCTTCTCGTTTTTCCAGGCTGGCTTACATTATGGCTTGCCATTTTCGCAGATATGGGTGCAACGATCCTCGTTACATTAAACGGGATCAGGCTTTTTCGTGTAAGGAATAGAATGTAG
- a CDS encoding DUF445 domain-containing protein: MEVFIVIVIMVLVGALIGGVTNSLAIKMLFRPYRAYYIGGWRVPFTPGLIPKRRGELADQLGKLVVNHLLTPEGLQKKLQDKFFMNEMTAWVQGEVRNFLQSKETLEDVLEKWAGITHGKEKVQLKLDEWMTNRTDAIIHELRPLPLNDLIPKNLNEKVEAYIPKLTVVFIEKGKNYFSSPEGIERLSNMVDRFLAGRGALGNMVSMFLGNERLVDKLQPEIMKMLSDDGTHQLIEVFLKKEWEQVKQLKVEEVEKHINLKEVATYVQAKIMENVPLAYLDKPLDEWTAIIEKPLVEEVVPRALDKIGQAVSKELVHLLKKLHLEEVVKDQVEQFSVSRLEDMVLSISRRELKLITYLGALLGGLIGLFQGIFIIFLS, translated from the coding sequence GTGGAAGTTTTTATTGTTATTGTTATTATGGTGCTAGTTGGGGCCTTAATCGGTGGGGTTACAAACTCTCTGGCAATTAAGATGCTGTTTCGACCTTACCGGGCTTATTATATTGGAGGATGGCGAGTTCCATTTACCCCAGGGTTAATTCCAAAGCGTAGAGGAGAGTTAGCTGATCAACTTGGTAAGCTCGTCGTAAATCACCTATTAACTCCAGAAGGATTGCAAAAAAAGCTTCAGGATAAGTTTTTTATGAACGAAATGACAGCTTGGGTACAGGGTGAAGTAAGAAATTTCCTGCAAAGTAAGGAAACCTTAGAAGACGTGCTTGAAAAGTGGGCTGGAATTACTCATGGCAAAGAGAAAGTGCAGCTTAAATTAGACGAATGGATGACAAATAGAACAGATGCAATCATTCATGAGCTTCGTCCATTACCATTAAACGATCTAATTCCTAAAAATTTAAATGAGAAGGTAGAAGCTTATATTCCAAAGCTGACAGTTGTTTTTATTGAAAAAGGAAAAAATTATTTTAGTAGTCCTGAAGGGATTGAGAGATTAAGTAATATGGTTGATCGCTTTTTAGCGGGACGAGGCGCATTAGGAAATATGGTATCCATGTTTTTGGGGAACGAACGGTTAGTTGATAAACTTCAACCTGAGATTATGAAAATGTTAAGTGATGATGGGACTCACCAACTGATCGAAGTATTTCTTAAAAAGGAATGGGAGCAAGTAAAACAACTAAAAGTAGAAGAAGTAGAAAAACATATAAATTTAAAGGAAGTAGCAACATATGTCCAAGCTAAGATCATGGAAAACGTACCACTTGCTTATTTAGATAAGCCGCTTGATGAGTGGACAGCAATTATTGAGAAACCTTTGGTTGAAGAAGTTGTGCCACGTGCATTGGATAAAATTGGACAAGCCGTTTCAAAGGAATTAGTTCACCTTTTAAAAAAGCTTCATTTAGAAGAAGTTGTAAAAGATCAAGTAGAGCAATTTTCAGTCAGTCGACTAGAGGATATGGTCCTTTCCATTTCAAGACGAGAACTAAAATTAATAACATATTTAGGTGCTTTATTAGGTGGGTTAATTGGACTTTTTCAAGGAATTTTTATAATTTTTTTGAGCTAA
- a CDS encoding YhzD family protein yields the protein MKVYVLTVFDSKGKLLVDEKFEANNDNDGKKIGEQKLALLNYQGYTSRVTRSSGGLVLFHQ from the coding sequence ATGAAAGTTTATGTTCTTACTGTATTTGATTCAAAAGGTAAACTGCTAGTAGATGAAAAATTCGAAGCAAACAACGACAATGATGGAAAAAAAATTGGAGAACAAAAACTAGCTCTGTTAAACTATCAAGGTTACACCAGTAGAGTGACTAGATCATCTGGAGGCTTAGTATTATTTCACCAATAA
- a CDS encoding YheC/YheD family protein, with protein MVTLGVLVTNLLQEEDYFTAMAKAAFFEDVNLFLFLPSDLDPSEKKVKGKFFCHESNSWQENLFELPMFVYDRCFYENEEIFKNHFPLVSWLKSQSDIYFLGHGLPNKWVVHTILKDDHLINPFLPDTKLITKPSVVFSMLAREKSVLLKPISGSQGKGIFVLTCKDNGYELFAKKSGEPFHKQISKRQVEHLINKVTSKRKYLVQPFLQLTNQDQRPFDLRIFLQKNKEGKWTVVGRGIRTGKIGDYTSNLGSGGEVSSFDEWLHHLPMDAWQPFQQTLITLVERIPNILEKNGQQLFEVGLDFGFALDGKLWLLEVNSKPGRKVITTCFPDKKNSLAKAPIDYCLYLDKQRKGVGN; from the coding sequence ATGGTGACTCTCGGAGTATTAGTAACGAATCTTCTCCAAGAAGAAGATTATTTTACTGCTATGGCGAAAGCTGCTTTTTTTGAGGACGTAAATCTATTTCTTTTTTTACCTAGTGACCTTGATCCGAGCGAAAAAAAGGTAAAGGGGAAATTTTTCTGTCATGAGTCTAACAGTTGGCAAGAAAATCTCTTCGAACTACCTATGTTTGTTTATGATCGCTGTTTTTACGAAAATGAAGAAATCTTTAAAAACCATTTCCCTCTTGTTTCATGGTTAAAGTCTCAGTCCGATATTTACTTTTTAGGCCACGGGCTTCCAAATAAATGGGTTGTGCACACTATTTTGAAAGATGATCATTTAATCAATCCTTTTCTTCCAGATACTAAACTTATTACAAAACCGAGTGTAGTATTTTCAATGTTAGCTAGAGAAAAGTCTGTTCTCTTAAAACCAATAAGTGGTTCCCAAGGAAAAGGTATATTTGTTTTAACGTGTAAAGACAACGGTTATGAGCTTTTTGCCAAGAAAAGCGGAGAACCTTTTCATAAACAAATTTCAAAGAGACAAGTAGAACATTTAATAAACAAAGTTACATCAAAACGAAAGTACTTGGTTCAGCCTTTCTTACAACTAACGAACCAAGATCAACGTCCATTCGATTTACGAATATTTCTACAGAAAAATAAAGAAGGAAAATGGACGGTAGTAGGAAGAGGTATTCGCACTGGAAAAATTGGTGATTACACATCAAACTTAGGCAGTGGTGGCGAAGTTTCCTCTTTTGATGAATGGCTACACCACCTGCCAATGGATGCTTGGCAACCATTTCAACAAACTCTAATAACACTAGTAGAACGTATTCCAAACATTTTAGAAAAAAATGGTCAGCAGCTCTTTGAAGTCGGCCTCGATTTTGGCTTCGCTTTAGATGGGAAGCTTTGGCTCTTGGAAGTTAATTCAAAGCCTGGGAGAAAGGTCATCACAACTTGTTTTCCTGACAAAAAAAATAGTTTGGCAAAAGCACCAATTGACTACTGTTTGTATTTAGATAAGCAAAGAAAGGGAGTTGGAAATTAA
- a CDS encoding metallophosphoesterase family protein, which yields MEKIRFIHAADLHLDSPFQGLRDLPGKMFKVVQESTFDALEELVKHAINYQVDFVILAGDLFDGEYRSLKAQTKLKKAMEKLQQYGISCYIIHGNHDHLKGNWVSLSWPDNVFFFKDEVHFYRFTKEQLSVHLYGYSYPQKIVKDNIAAEYQRIGEANFHVGILHGTAEGQEGHDHYAPFSVQQLVEKDFDYWALGHIHKRQVLHEAPFVVYPGNVQGRHKKEVGEKGCYLVELSKLQSAITFLPTSRLTWEELIISIDKIETVDELKNRCDAAFQEVKKCEVHLLAILKFVGSGPLHHYLIEGIDEFIEVLNLGQEEKDDFIYIVDKKIETIGEWDREQLKKEQHLLSDIVTVAERINCEEAPLLNALSEVYGNQKLKKYLAPLTVIEQKQLLVEAESYILTALIKEGDE from the coding sequence ATGGAAAAAATTCGCTTTATTCATGCTGCTGATTTGCACTTAGATAGTCCGTTTCAAGGGTTACGAGATTTACCTGGTAAAATGTTTAAGGTCGTTCAGGAAAGTACATTTGACGCTTTAGAAGAGCTTGTCAAACATGCGATTAATTATCAAGTTGATTTTGTTATTTTAGCAGGGGATCTTTTTGATGGGGAATATCGAAGTTTAAAGGCTCAAACAAAGTTAAAAAAAGCCATGGAAAAGCTACAACAGTATGGTATTTCTTGCTATATCATTCATGGAAATCACGATCATTTAAAAGGAAATTGGGTATCTCTTTCTTGGCCAGATAACGTCTTCTTCTTTAAAGATGAAGTACATTTTTATAGATTTACAAAAGAACAATTGTCCGTGCATCTCTACGGATATAGCTATCCACAAAAAATAGTTAAAGATAATATTGCTGCTGAGTATCAAAGAATAGGTGAGGCAAATTTTCATGTTGGAATTCTTCATGGAACAGCAGAAGGCCAAGAAGGACATGATCATTACGCACCTTTTTCAGTTCAACAGTTAGTTGAGAAAGACTTTGATTATTGGGCCTTAGGTCATATCCATAAGCGTCAGGTTTTACATGAAGCCCCATTCGTTGTTTATCCGGGTAATGTTCAAGGAAGACATAAAAAAGAGGTAGGCGAAAAAGGATGTTATTTGGTTGAGCTAAGTAAACTTCAGTCAGCAATAACATTTCTTCCTACTTCTCGATTAACTTGGGAAGAGCTTATTATCTCAATAGACAAAATAGAAACGGTCGATGAACTTAAGAATCGCTGTGATGCCGCCTTTCAAGAGGTGAAAAAGTGTGAGGTTCATTTATTAGCTATCCTTAAATTTGTTGGAAGCGGACCACTTCATCACTATCTCATCGAAGGGATAGATGAATTTATTGAAGTGCTAAATTTAGGGCAGGAAGAAAAAGATGATTTTATCTATATCGTCGATAAAAAAATAGAAACCATCGGTGAGTGGGATAGAGAACAACTGAAAAAAGAACAGCATCTTCTAAGTGATATTGTTACCGTCGCAGAACGGATAAACTGTGAGGAGGCCCCTTTATTAAATGCGTTAAGTGAAGTTTACGGGAATCAAAAGCTAAAAAAATATTTAGCGCCACTAACAGTGATTGAGCAAAAGCAACTACTGGTAGAAGCGGAAAGCTATATTCTAACAGCATTAATTAAGGAAGGGGACGAGTGA
- a CDS encoding YheC/YheD family protein: protein MQMNIFYNYDENEWQSDREQSLGFGKNLLPIKIGKSGTSSCFLVKKQNKKVGPLIGILASKEGRNDFYGNRSTFKKIQNYLQKHGGVSFVMTPEGYNGEEKIHGFLYDHGKWRKAIFPLPDIIYNRVASYKAEQYLDVIKKMAFNNAIPFYNPHFFEKWETFKQLSNNTFLLSYLPSTALLENIDQLHYWLLEYNSLIVKPVLSNRGKGISLINKLENRYKVKTNSSSKCFDSIEAVWEDINKDSKTIIQQKVQLKQYNNRPYDLRILVQRQKDTWAISGIGVRCAGLGAITTHVPQGGEILSFESVNDGLNLEEIELLASEVAHQLELAYGYLCEFSIDLGVDENNRFWIFEINSKPMKFDEPHIQKKALDTLIQCFYDDAGFS from the coding sequence ATGCAAATGAACATTTTTTACAATTATGATGAAAATGAGTGGCAAAGTGATCGTGAGCAATCTTTAGGTTTCGGGAAAAATCTACTTCCTATTAAAATCGGTAAGTCCGGTACTAGTTCCTGTTTTCTTGTTAAAAAGCAAAATAAGAAAGTCGGCCCTCTCATTGGTATTTTGGCGAGTAAAGAAGGACGGAACGATTTTTACGGGAATCGTTCTACCTTTAAAAAAATCCAAAATTACTTACAAAAGCATGGTGGGGTTTCCTTCGTTATGACTCCTGAAGGCTATAACGGCGAAGAAAAAATTCATGGCTTTCTCTATGATCATGGAAAGTGGCGAAAAGCTATCTTTCCTCTTCCAGATATTATCTATAATCGAGTTGCATCCTATAAAGCTGAACAATATTTAGATGTAATAAAAAAAATGGCGTTCAATAACGCCATTCCTTTTTATAATCCGCATTTTTTTGAAAAATGGGAAACATTTAAGCAATTGAGTAATAATACATTTTTACTCTCGTATTTACCCAGTACAGCGCTTTTGGAGAATATTGATCAATTGCACTACTGGCTTTTGGAATATAATTCCCTTATAGTAAAGCCCGTTCTAAGCAATCGTGGGAAAGGGATTTCCCTGATTAATAAACTAGAAAATCGTTATAAAGTAAAAACAAATAGTTCGAGTAAGTGTTTCGATAGCATCGAAGCCGTTTGGGAAGACATTAATAAGGATTCAAAGACTATTATCCAACAAAAAGTACAGTTGAAGCAGTATAACAATCGTCCATACGACTTACGAATTTTAGTTCAACGTCAGAAGGATACTTGGGCAATCTCTGGCATTGGTGTCCGCTGCGCGGGACTCGGAGCTATCACTACTCACGTACCTCAAGGCGGAGAAATCCTTTCTTTTGAGTCAGTTAATGATGGTTTAAATTTAGAAGAAATTGAGCTTCTTGCCAGTGAGGTTGCCCACCAACTTGAACTTGCTTACGGCTACTTATGTGAGTTCTCCATTGATTTAGGTGTAGACGAAAATAACCGCTTTTGGATTTTTGAAATAAACTCAAAACCGATGAAATTCGACGAACCGCATATCCAAAAAAAGGCTTTAGATACACTGATCCAATGCTTTTACGATGATGCGGGATTTAGTTAG
- a CDS encoding Cof-type HAD-IIB family hydrolase has protein sequence MAYRLLALDIDGTLLQSNHRLAKQTKEAVEFAKRKGVYVTLATGRSFPSAQKVAKALDLETDIITHDGAFVGSSLEAPIFERRLNNEKAYHIVELLEKHKCHIRVMHEKFAIGNKIRQKNFLVAKMTVGIGDPVFYPVTFVDSLSNYLLNEPIMPPKIHAFFFNEKERLTAKEELMKEIPGIHVTSSSEGGLEIVSEGISKAKGLHVLGKKLGISLNQMVAIGAFDNDLEMITEVGLGVAMGNAPKHIREQADWVTRSNNQNGVAYMVKEVFRKQLNMQL, from the coding sequence GTGGCATATCGTTTATTAGCACTAGATATAGATGGGACGCTGTTACAGTCGAACCATCGTTTAGCCAAACAAACAAAAGAAGCAGTAGAGTTTGCAAAGAGAAAAGGTGTTTATGTTACGCTTGCAACTGGAAGGTCATTTCCTTCAGCGCAAAAAGTAGCAAAAGCCTTAGATTTAGAAACGGATATCATTACTCATGACGGCGCGTTTGTTGGATCTTCATTAGAAGCTCCAATATTTGAACGAAGGTTGAATAACGAGAAAGCATATCATATTGTTGAACTTTTAGAAAAGCACAAATGCCATATTCGCGTTATGCATGAGAAATTTGCGATTGGGAACAAAATAAGGCAAAAGAACTTCCTTGTTGCCAAAATGACAGTTGGGATTGGTGATCCGGTTTTTTACCCGGTTACATTTGTGGATTCATTAAGTAATTACTTACTAAATGAGCCTATCATGCCGCCAAAAATTCATGCATTCTTTTTTAATGAAAAAGAACGCTTAACGGCCAAAGAGGAATTAATGAAAGAAATACCTGGTATCCATGTAACTTCTTCATCTGAGGGTGGCTTGGAAATTGTTTCTGAAGGGATTTCAAAAGCAAAAGGGTTGCATGTTCTTGGGAAAAAATTAGGAATTAGTTTAAATCAAATGGTCGCAATTGGCGCTTTTGACAATGATCTTGAAATGATTACCGAAGTTGGATTAGGTGTAGCAATGGGTAATGCACCTAAGCACATCCGCGAACAAGCAGACTGGGTAACTCGTTCTAATAATCAAAATGGTGTCGCCTATATGGTAAAAGAGGTATTCCGCAAACAATTGAATATGCAATTATAA
- a CDS encoding YheC/YheD family protein has product MMQEALPLKMEENNSGTLYVPVDLFKQYVERVQFPKAISFGTKTIQCEVAPHPDQKNEYMISKNLWEALMIPHEGLIHLLQKEDTVFIGPLVGIFTAGFTQFNLRPIGERSLFFAKLLSVEKKVGAFYFVFGAHQIDWGNGTVNGYFYTADGWKQIKVPIPNVVYDRLPNRKVENLEFSKQVKERLQTEYDIPWFNPGFFNKWDIHQMLINDVKASKHLPKSYFQPEFTDIQNLLETYKQVYIKPANGSLGLGIQQLIQKKDEPFVYCRFRNNEENRLRRYSSLKRLVRRQFPFGLEDMIAQQGINLLKWNNNPIDFRIHTNKDEHGRWCLSAIAAKIAGTGSITTHVKSGGEVKTVKEILHDIGANPAIIKKLHETALMLSERIDHHMPGFIGEIGFDIGVDQSEHVWMFEANSKPGRTIFSHPKLKGDDLQSRRLPLEYAIFLFKQSVEKQPELVNANEHFLQL; this is encoded by the coding sequence ATGATGCAAGAAGCGTTACCATTAAAAATGGAAGAAAATAATTCAGGAACACTCTACGTTCCTGTCGACTTGTTTAAGCAATACGTGGAACGAGTTCAGTTTCCTAAAGCCATTTCCTTTGGTACAAAAACGATTCAGTGTGAAGTTGCACCACATCCAGATCAGAAAAATGAATATATGATTTCTAAAAACTTATGGGAAGCGTTAATGATTCCACATGAAGGATTAATTCATTTACTTCAAAAAGAAGATACAGTGTTTATTGGACCTTTAGTAGGCATATTCACTGCTGGTTTCACTCAATTTAACTTACGACCTATCGGAGAACGATCTTTATTCTTTGCTAAATTACTTTCTGTAGAAAAGAAGGTTGGCGCTTTTTACTTTGTCTTTGGTGCACACCAAATTGATTGGGGCAACGGGACAGTGAATGGCTATTTTTACACAGCTGACGGTTGGAAACAAATTAAAGTACCTATCCCTAATGTCGTTTATGATCGTCTCCCTAATCGAAAAGTGGAAAACCTCGAGTTTTCTAAACAGGTAAAAGAACGACTTCAAACAGAATATGACATTCCTTGGTTTAATCCAGGCTTCTTTAATAAATGGGATATCCATCAAATGCTAATCAATGATGTGAAAGCTAGTAAACATTTGCCTAAAAGCTATTTTCAGCCTGAATTTACTGATATCCAAAATTTACTTGAGACATATAAGCAAGTTTATATTAAACCTGCTAATGGCAGCCTTGGTTTAGGAATTCAGCAACTAATCCAAAAAAAGGATGAACCTTTCGTCTATTGTAGATTCCGAAACAATGAAGAAAATCGCTTAAGAAGATATTCTTCATTAAAACGATTAGTTCGACGCCAATTTCCATTTGGTTTGGAAGACATGATCGCTCAGCAAGGAATTAATTTATTAAAGTGGAATAACAATCCAATTGATTTTCGAATTCATACGAACAAAGATGAACATGGGAGATGGTGTTTGAGTGCTATCGCAGCTAAAATTGCAGGCACCGGAAGCATTACTACACATGTAAAAAGCGGTGGCGAAGTGAAAACTGTAAAAGAAATCCTTCATGATATTGGCGCAAATCCAGCGATAATAAAAAAACTACATGAAACAGCTTTAATGTTAAGCGAGAGAATTGATCATCATATGCCTGGCTTTATCGGAGAAATCGGGTTTGATATTGGTGTTGACCAGAGTGAACATGTTTGGATGTTTGAGGCTAATTCTAAACCTGGAAGAACGATTTTTTCACACCCAAAATTAAAAGGGGACGATTTACAATCACGGCGCCTTCCATTGGAGTATGCGATTTTTCTATTTAAACAGTCGGTTGAAAAACAGCCAGAACTCGTGAATGCAAATGAACATTTTTTACAATTATGA
- a CDS encoding YheC/YheD family protein: MRKVIFQVDNNSCFDSDRIQISRSLCKSFGLKNSEIVKFQFGSQVEEVTIVEVHSSKVPTIEITPELAEKLVIPFEILPIHCLYKQDENTLKLGPIIACITNQMYHEDLKFGSMTTFFEELARFAKRHHILFYVKPLMKWEEQFYGHSYQHEQWQSYLFPKPDAVYNRIGSRSFETSAAYEQFAQFLQQQKVNYFNHCFLDKWEIHEALSSFPEITPYLPNTTLLDDYDTFAEKLTLYDCIFVKPVNGSQGRQILKIVKEDGGYIVYYSSFSQEISTFFKSSYILHKRLKERLKKKTFIVQQGIDLIRFDEERPLDFRILCIKNEESQWKVISSVARISPKERMVSNLAQGGEQKRPFDVLSELFDEKLAKQYVRLMGELAVEVANLITESHDGLFGELGIDIALDKEGKLWIIEVNSKPSKTEIDEPNERIRPSTRAIIAYLAHLSGYSLQRN, translated from the coding sequence ATGAGAAAAGTAATTTTTCAGGTTGATAATAATAGTTGTTTTGATAGTGATCGCATTCAAATATCGCGATCTTTATGTAAGAGTTTTGGATTAAAGAATAGTGAGATCGTCAAGTTTCAATTCGGTAGTCAGGTAGAAGAGGTAACAATAGTTGAAGTTCACTCGTCTAAAGTACCTACTATCGAAATCACACCAGAGCTTGCTGAAAAATTAGTCATTCCTTTTGAAATATTGCCAATACATTGTCTATATAAACAGGATGAGAATACACTTAAATTAGGACCAATCATAGCGTGTATTACTAACCAAATGTACCACGAAGATTTAAAGTTTGGAAGTATGACAACATTTTTTGAAGAATTAGCAAGATTTGCAAAACGTCATCACATTTTATTTTATGTGAAACCTTTAATGAAATGGGAAGAACAGTTTTATGGCCATTCTTATCAACATGAACAATGGCAAAGTTATTTATTCCCTAAACCAGATGCCGTTTATAACCGAATTGGTTCAAGATCTTTCGAAACATCGGCAGCGTATGAACAATTTGCCCAATTTTTACAACAACAAAAAGTAAATTACTTTAACCACTGTTTTTTAGATAAGTGGGAAATCCACGAAGCGTTATCTAGTTTTCCCGAAATAACACCTTACTTACCAAACACAACACTTCTAGATGACTATGACACTTTCGCCGAGAAACTAACACTTTATGATTGTATTTTCGTAAAGCCAGTCAACGGTAGTCAAGGAAGACAAATATTAAAGATTGTAAAAGAAGATGGAGGCTATATTGTTTATTATTCTTCATTCTCTCAGGAGATTTCCACTTTTTTCAAATCTAGCTACATTCTACACAAACGTCTAAAGGAGCGCTTAAAGAAAAAAACCTTTATTGTTCAACAAGGCATTGATCTCATTCGCTTTGATGAAGAGCGTCCTCTCGATTTTCGTATTCTTTGCATTAAGAATGAGGAAAGTCAATGGAAAGTCATTTCTTCTGTGGCAAGGATTTCACCTAAGGAACGTATGGTTTCGAATTTAGCCCAAGGTGGCGAGCAAAAAAGACCATTTGATGTGCTATCGGAACTGTTTGATGAAAAGCTGGCAAAGCAATATGTAAGATTAATGGGTGAGCTAGCCGTTGAAGTAGCAAATTTAATTACCGAAAGCCATGATGGTTTGTTTGGTGAGCTTGGTATCGACATTGCTCTAGATAAAGAAGGAAAGCTTTGGATTATCGAAGTAAACTCAAAGCCTTCGAAAACAGAGATAGATGAACCTAATGAGCGAATAAGACCATCTACTAGAGCTATTATTGCTTATCTAGCTCACTTATCTGGGTATTCTCTGCAAAGAAACTAA
- a CDS encoding YlbF family regulator — protein MSNTYDKAHELSRVLKESDEFNQLAELHAKVNADAQAKQMLDGFRAIQMELQQKQMQGMELTEEEIQKAQSVFELVQQHEVIGKLMEAEQRMSQLIGDLNRIIAEPLEELYGLGEGE, from the coding sequence ATGTCAAACACATATGACAAGGCTCATGAACTTAGCCGTGTACTTAAAGAAAGTGATGAATTCAACCAATTAGCAGAACTTCATGCTAAAGTTAATGCTGATGCTCAGGCGAAGCAAATGCTTGATGGCTTCCGTGCTATTCAAATGGAGCTTCAACAAAAGCAAATGCAAGGTATGGAACTTACTGAAGAAGAAATTCAAAAAGCTCAAAGCGTTTTTGAACTTGTTCAACAGCACGAAGTAATTGGGAAGCTTATGGAAGCAGAACAACGCATGAGCCAATTAATCGGTGACCTAAACAGAATCATCGCTGAGCCACTAGAAGAGCTTTACGGATTAGGCGAAGGCGAATAG